In the genome of Pseudonocardia cypriaca, the window CAGGAACTCGACGCCCGCGTCGCGCAGCGCGTCGACGGTGCGGACGATGTCGTTCGTGGCCAGTGCGAGGTGCTGCGCGCCGGGGCCGCCGTAGAACTCCAGGTACTCGTCGATCTGCGAGCGCTTCTTGCTGATCGCGGGCTCGTTCAGCGGGAACTTGACGCGGTGGTTGCCGCTGGCCACCACCTTGCTCATCAGGGCCGAGTACTCGGTGGCGATGTCGTCGCCGATGAACTCCGCCATGTTCGTGAAGCCCATGACCCGGTGGTAGAAGCCCACCCACTCGTCCATGTGACCCAGCTCCACGTTCCCGACGACGTGGTCGAGCGCCTGGAAGAGCCGCTTGGGTGCGCCGTCGGGCTTGCGGCGGGTGGAGGTGCGGGCCACGTAGCCGGGCAGGTAGGGGCCGGTGTAGCGGGAGCGGTCCACGAGCGTGTGCCGGGTCTCGCCGTACGTGGCGATCGCGGCGAGCCGGACGGTGCCGTGCTCGTCGGAGACGTCGTGCGGCTCCTCGAGCACCGTCGCGCCCTGGGCCTTGGCATGACGGATGCAGCGGTCGACGTCGGGCACCTCGAGCGCGATGTCGACGATCCCGTCGCCGTGGCGGCGGTGGTGGTCGATGATCGGGCTGGCCGGGTCGACCCCGCCCTTCAGCACGAACCGCACCGCGCCGGAGCGCAGCACGTAGGCGTGGTGGTCGCGGTTACCGGTCTCCGGGCCCGAGTACGCCACCAGCTCCATGCCGAACGCGAGCTGGTAGAACGCGGCCGCCTGGGTGGCGTTGCCGACGGCCCACACGACGGCGTCCCAGCCGGTGACCGGGAACGGGTCGCCGTCCGCGTCGTACTCGACGAGCCCGACGAGCTGGCGCAGCTGGTCGAGGTCGAGCTCGGCCAGGCGTTCCTGACTGGTGAGGGTCTGCTCGATGGCCATGCGTGAAGGACAGCTCATCCGAGAAGTGCTGCGCAACTGTCCGTTCCACAGCTGGCAGTCCTGAACGGATTGTGCCTTGATCGGCCGAGTCAGCTGTACAGTCCGCCCACATGGAGCTGGACGCGCTGGACGTCGACCTGATCAGGGCGTTGCGCGCGAGCCCGCGAGCCGGGGTGCTGGAGCTCTCGCGCACGCTGGGCGTGGCGCGCGGCACCGCGCAGGCGCGGCTGGACCGGCTGGAGCGCGAGGGCGTCATCACCGGCTACGGGCCCGACGTCGACCTGGCCGCTGCCGGCTACCCGGTGCAGGCCTTCGCCACGCTGGAGATCGCGCAGGGCCAGCTGGCGGACGTCGCCGCTGAGCTCGCCGCCCTGCCCGCCGTGCTGGAGGCGTACGCCACCACCGGCTCGTCCGACGTGCTCTGCCGCCTCGGCGCGTCGTCGCACCAGGACCTGCAGGACACCCTGCTCGCGCTCGGCCGCAGCCCCACCATCGCCCGCTCGACGAGCGTGGTGGTGCTGTCGGTCGTGGTGGCGCCCCGCGTACTGCCGCTGCTGGCGGCCCGGCCGCGCAGCGGGCCCAGCCGCGCGCCCGCGTACCGGGGCTGAGGTCACGGGCGGAGGGCCAGCTTGCCGACGGTGGCCCGTGCCTCGAGCTCGGCGAGGACCTTCGGCCCGTCGGCCAGGTCGTGGACGGTGGGCTGCCCCGGCGGGTAGACGCTGGTGGCGACGAGCGCGGCCAGCTCGGCCATGAGCTCGGCGAAGAGGTCGGGCGCCGCCTGGCTCAGGATGCCGATGTGCAGGCCGATCAGGTGGACGGGGTGCGTGAAGTTCAGGTCCCGGTTGCTGATCGTGGCCTCGCCACCGGCCACGCCGTACACGACCATCCGCCCGGTGATCCGCCTGGTGGCCGCCAGCGCGGCCCCGAACGTGTCCCCGCCGACGGACTCCAGCACGAGGTCGGCCCCGCGACCTGCGGTGCGCCGCAGCACCTCGGCCGCCATGTCCCCGGTGCGCTGGTCGACGACGTGGTCGGCGCCCAGCGCCCGCACCACCTCGTGCTTGCCCGCCGACGCCGTCCCGATCACGGTTGCGCCGTGGTGCCTCGCCATGCGCACCGCCGCCTGCCCGACGCCGCCGGCCGCCGCCTGGACGAGCACGGTCTCGCCTTCCGCGACCCGGCCGAGCCGGAGCGCGGCGAGCGCGGTGGCCCAGTTCAGGACGAGACCGAGGCTCTGCTCGTCGGTCCAGCCTGCGGGAACCGGGGCGAGCCCGGCGGCCGGCAGCACCACGTACTCGGCGAAGGCGCCGGGGCCCGTCCCGATGACGTGGTCGCCCCGCTCGAAGCCGGTCACACCCGGCCCGATCGCGATCACCTCGCCGGCCGCCTCGAAACCGGCGATGTAGGGCGCCCGCGGCCCGCCGACGTAGGTGCCCCGGGTCTGCATGACGTCGGCGAAGTTGACGCCCGCTGCGCCGACCCGGATCAGGACCTCGCCCGTGCCCGGGGCCGGGACGGGGACGTCGGTGATCAGGCGCATGGCCTGCGGACCGGTCAGGGCCGTCTGCTGGAGAGCTCGCATGCATCTACGGTGAAACCATCACACGTGTGTGAAGGTCGATATGAGGTGGAGCACATGCGGATCGGGCAGCTGGCGGAGCGCACCGGCACCTCCCGCCGGCTGCTGCGCTACTACGAGGAGCAGGAGCTGATCACGTCCGGCCGCAGCGCCAACGGGTACCGCGAGTACGACGAGGCCTGCGTGGACCGGGTCCTGCAGATCCGTGGACTCCTCGACTCCGGGCTGCCCACCCGCGTGATCAAGCAGATCCTGCCGTGCCTCACCACGGGGGCGATCCACGTCGCCGACGCGACGCCCGAGACCATCGCGATCCTGGAACGCGAGCGCGCCAGCATGTCCGCGCGCATCGAGTGCCTCGTCCGCAACCGCGACGCGATCTCCGGGTACCTGGACGCGGTGCGCGGCTAGGCCCTAGGCGCCCCGCAGACGGGCCCACGCCGTCAGCGACTCCTCCGTCAGCACCGCGTCCAGTGCCGTGGCGGCCGCCCCGTGCAGTGCGGCGTCGTCACCCAGCGCGGCGGTGCGCAGCGGGGGAGGGGCCGCACGGCGGAAGGTCATCAGCCCGTCGGTGAACGCCTCGGTGAACGCCTCGTTCGCAGCCGTCCGCAGCGGTGCCGCGAGGCCGCCGAGCGTCACGACCTCGGGGTCGAGGGCGTTGACGAGGCCGGCGATCCCCGTGCCGAGGCTTCCCGCGGCGCGGTCGACGGCGGCGCGGGCGGCGTGCCCGGTCCGACCAAGGACGGCGAGGGCGTACGTCCGGGGATCGGACGGCGGCGGCTCGCCGAGGTGGCGGGCGAGCGCGCGGCCGTCGACGGTGAGGTCCCAGCAGCCCTTTGCGCCGCACGGGCAGCGCAGCGCGTGGTCGCCGAAGGGCAGGTGACCGAACTCGCCGCCTGCGCCGGTGGCCCCGCGCACCGGCTGCCCGCCGACCACCAGCGTTCCGCCGACCCCGACCTCCACCGTGACGTGCAGCGCGGTGCCCGCGCCCGCACCCGCGCCGTAGCGCGCCTCGGCGACGCCTGCGAGGGTGGCGTCGTTGTCGATGCGCAGCGGCACGCCGGGCAGGCCGAGTGGCGTGAGGTCGACGCGGCCCCAGCCAAGGGTGGAGGCCTGCACCACCCGCCCGTCCTGCACGGTGGCCGCGACCGCGACGGCGACCGCGCGCACCCGATCGCCCAGCCGCGCGTGCGCGCGGCGGACCGCCGCCGCGATGGTGGCAACGGCCTGCTCGGGCTCGCGGCTGGTGTGCGGGGCGGCCTCCAGCACGGCGGGGCGGCCGTCGAGGCCTGCGAGCGCGCAGCGCCAGTCCTCGTAGCGCAGGTCGACGGCGACGACGACCGGGCCGTCGGGGTGCGGCCCGAGCACGGTGGTGGGCCGGCCCCGGCCGGTCGCGGCCGCCGGGGTCTCGGTGAGCAGCGCGAGCTCGCGCAGCCTGGCGGTGATGTCGGTGGCCGAACCGCTGGAGAGCCCGAGCCGCTGCGCCACCGCTGCCCTGGTGACACCGGGCGTGCGGCGCATCTCGGCGAGAACGCCGAGCGCCCCGTGCCAGCGCGGGGTTGCCATCTCGCCTCCCATGATTATGCTCGGACTCCGAGTTTAATCGGAGGTTGCCGTGGACATGACATCGGTGCGTGCAGTCCTGCTGGACATGGACGGCACCTTGGTCGACTCCGACGCGTCCGTCGAGCGGGCGTGGACCACCTGGTCGGCCGAGCACGGCCTCGACCCGGCTTCCGTGCTGGCGATCGCCCACGGCAGCCCGCCCGGACCCACCGTGCGCCGGATGCTCCCCGCGCTGGACGACGCGGCCGTCGCAGCCTCCGCGCAGCGCCAGATGGACCTGCAGTACGAAGACATCGCGGACGTCGTCGCCGCACCGGGCGCGCCGGAGCTGCTCGCCGCACTCGACCGCATCGGGCTGCCCTGGGCCGTCGTGACCAGCGCGGACGTCCGGCTGGCCAAGGCCAGGCTGGGCGCCGGCGGGATCGAGCCGCCGCTGCTCGTGACGGTCGAGGACGTGCGGCGCGGCAAACCCGACCCCGAGGGGTTCCGGATCGCGGCCGCCCGCCTCGGCGTCGACCCCGCGGCGTGCCTGGTGGTGGAGGACAGCGAGCCGGGCCTCGCCTCCGGCCGCGCAGCCGGCATGCGCACCGCCGCGCTCCGCGGGCTGGACGGCGACCTGCGGCTCGTCGACCTCGCGCAGCTCGCCCGCCTGCTGGAGCGGGCCCGCGTGCAGCCCTGGTGGCGCGACGCCGTCGGCTACCAGGTCTACCTGCCCTCCTTCGGCGACAGCACCGGCAACGGCTGGGGCGACCTCGGCGGCGTCACCGCGCACCTCGACCACCTCGTCCGCCTCGGCGTCGACGTCGTCTGGCTGACCCCGTTCTTCGTCTCGCCGATGCGCGACCACGGCTACGACATCGCCGACCTGCGTGCCGTCGACCCCCGCTTCGGGGGAGAGGAGGCCCTCGACGAGCTGCTCGACCAGGCGCACCGGCGCGGGCTGCGGGTGCTCGGCGACCTGGTCGTCAACCACACCAGCGACGCGCACCCCTGGTTCGTCGCGGCCGCGTCCTCGCGCGACGACCCGCACCGCGACTTCTACATCTGGCGCGACCCGGCCCCGGACGGCGGCCCGCCGAACAACTGGCTGTCGCACTTCGGCGGCCCCGCCTGGACGCTCAGCCCGGCCACCGGCCAAGACCCGACGGCGCAGTACTACCTGCACCTGTTCCGCCCCGAGCAGCCCGACCTCAACTGGCGCAACCCGGCCGTCGCCGCCGAGGTGGACGCGGTGCTGGAGCACTGGTTCGCCCGCGGCCTCGACGGGTTCCGGATCGACACCGCCGCCTACCTCGTCAAACACCCGGACCTGCCGGACAACCCGGAGGCGGAGCGGCCGCTCGCCGTCGCGGGGGTGACCGAGGAGTGGCGGCGCCAGGAGCACCGCTACGACATCCACCAGCCGGACGTGCACGCGATCCACGAGCGCTGGCGCCGGGTGGCCGACCGGCACGACGCGCTGCTCGTCGGCGAGGTCTACGAGCTCGACCCGGTGGCACTGGCCCGCTACGTGGGCGCGGAGCGGCTGCACTCGTCGTTCTGGTTCGGGCTCGTGGAGTCCGGGTGGGACCCGGAGCGGATCACGACGATGCTCGACGCCGCCGCGGCGGCATCCCCCGAGCTGGCCTGGGTGCAGAGCAACCACGACCGCGTCCGGGC includes:
- the hppD gene encoding 4-hydroxyphenylpyruvate dioxygenase, producing the protein MAIEQTLTSQERLAELDLDQLRQLVGLVEYDADGDPFPVTGWDAVVWAVGNATQAAAFYQLAFGMELVAYSGPETGNRDHHAYVLRSGAVRFVLKGGVDPASPIIDHHRRHGDGIVDIALEVPDVDRCIRHAKAQGATVLEEPHDVSDEHGTVRLAAIATYGETRHTLVDRSRYTGPYLPGYVARTSTRRKPDGAPKRLFQALDHVVGNVELGHMDEWVGFYHRVMGFTNMAEFIGDDIATEYSALMSKVVASGNHRVKFPLNEPAISKKRSQIDEYLEFYGGPGAQHLALATNDIVRTVDALRDAGVEFLDTPDSYYTDPALRARIGEVRVPIEELQKRGILVDRDEDGYLLQIFTKPIGDRPTVFFELIERHGSLGFGKGNFQALFEAIEREQAKRGNF
- a CDS encoding Lrp/AsnC family transcriptional regulator; translated protein: MELDALDVDLIRALRASPRAGVLELSRTLGVARGTAQARLDRLEREGVITGYGPDVDLAAAGYPVQAFATLEIAQGQLADVAAELAALPAVLEAYATTGSSDVLCRLGASSHQDLQDTLLALGRSPTIARSTSVVVLSVVVAPRVLPLLAARPRSGPSRAPAYRG
- a CDS encoding NADPH:quinone oxidoreductase family protein produces the protein MRALQQTALTGPQAMRLITDVPVPAPGTGEVLIRVGAAGVNFADVMQTRGTYVGGPRAPYIAGFEAAGEVIAIGPGVTGFERGDHVIGTGPGAFAEYVVLPAAGLAPVPAGWTDEQSLGLVLNWATALAALRLGRVAEGETVLVQAAAGGVGQAAVRMARHHGATVIGTASAGKHEVVRALGADHVVDQRTGDMAAEVLRRTAGRGADLVLESVGGDTFGAALAATRRITGRMVVYGVAGGEATISNRDLNFTHPVHLIGLHIGILSQAAPDLFAELMAELAALVATSVYPPGQPTVHDLADGPKVLAELEARATVGKLALRP
- a CDS encoding MerR family transcriptional regulator, with the translated sequence MRIGQLAERTGTSRRLLRYYEEQELITSGRSANGYREYDEACVDRVLQIRGLLDSGLPTRVIKQILPCLTTGAIHVADATPETIAILERERASMSARIECLVRNRDAISGYLDAVRG
- a CDS encoding ROK family transcriptional regulator, with amino-acid sequence MATPRWHGALGVLAEMRRTPGVTRAAVAQRLGLSSGSATDITARLRELALLTETPAAATGRGRPTTVLGPHPDGPVVVAVDLRYEDWRCALAGLDGRPAVLEAAPHTSREPEQAVATIAAAVRRAHARLGDRVRAVAVAVAATVQDGRVVQASTLGWGRVDLTPLGLPGVPLRIDNDATLAGVAEARYGAGAGAGTALHVTVEVGVGGTLVVGGQPVRGATGAGGEFGHLPFGDHALRCPCGAKGCWDLTVDGRALARHLGEPPPSDPRTYALAVLGRTGHAARAAVDRAAGSLGTGIAGLVNALDPEVVTLGGLAAPLRTAANEAFTEAFTDGLMTFRRAAPPPLRTAALGDDAALHGAAATALDAVLTEESLTAWARLRGA
- a CDS encoding HAD-IA family hydrolase gives rise to the protein MTSVRAVLLDMDGTLVDSDASVERAWTTWSAEHGLDPASVLAIAHGSPPGPTVRRMLPALDDAAVAASAQRQMDLQYEDIADVVAAPGAPELLAALDRIGLPWAVVTSADVRLAKARLGAGGIEPPLLVTVEDVRRGKPDPEGFRIAAARLGVDPAACLVVEDSEPGLASGRAAGMRTAALRGLDGDLRLVDLAQLARLLERARVQPWWRDAVGYQVYLPSFGDSTGNGWGDLGGVTAHLDHLVRLGVDVVWLTPFFVSPMRDHGYDIADLRAVDPRFGGEEALDELLDQAHRRGLRVLGDLVVNHTSDAHPWFVAAASSRDDPHRDFYIWRDPAPDGGPPNNWLSHFGGPAWTLSPATGQDPTAQYYLHLFRPEQPDLNWRNPAVAAEVDAVLEHWFARGLDGFRIDTAAYLVKHPDLPDNPEAERPLAVAGVTEEWRRQEHRYDIHQPDVHAIHERWRRVADRHDALLVGEVYELDPVALARYVGAERLHSSFWFGLVESGWDPERITTMLDAAAAASPELAWVQSNHDRVRAVTRYGGGALGRRRAMALHVVTSLLPGTMWLYQGEELGLDNGHVPAGSGADPLGSAEPGQSRDGARTPMPWRPGPGLGFTAGRPWLPDGDRTEADTVARQAVDPASPLATLSRLLRIRRALAHRLADQRVTRAERGAGITAYRRDGLEVLVTLGDEPAPEVALPAPAVFDTDDPAVSPEHPRTGSVRLRPQQALLLVHP